In Candidatus Bathyarchaeota archaeon, the genomic window TTTGTCTAAGGGCAAGTTCATCGAGGTGGAGTTGCCGGAAGATTACGGTTTTCTTCTTGAGAGATCAGAAAGAGAGATTTACACTTTGTTGATGGATAAGCCTAAAGCTATGAAGATGTGGGAAATGCTTAAAGAAGATCCCGAGGTTAATGCTAATTGGGATATGGCTAACTATATAGCTGTGAAGAAATTGCACTATAACGATCATGGAGAGACTCATGTAAAAATAGTTGCAGCTAATGCTTTGAAGATGCTCTCGATCCTTATGAAACGTTCAATTCAGCCGGATTTGATCAGGGATTATGGGGGAGATATAGAAGATGAGTATCTAGTGGTTTTATCGGCTGCATTGCTTCATGATATTGGAAACCAGGTTTTCAGGGATGAGCACTCGCTCCACAGCACCTATCTGGCTATCCCTATTCTAAACAGGCTCCTGCCCCATATATATGATGATGTCGAGCATATGGTAGAGCTTCGAGGTTTCATACTACACGCCATATTCGCACATGGCTCTGAAGTTAGAGACCTGACGATGGAGGCGGCCCTGGTGGGCATCGCGGATGGGACGGATATGACCAAAGGTAGGGGGAGGCTCCCCTTCGACATGGGAGACGCCAACATCCACTCAGTCTCAGCCCTCTCCATAGATGATGTGAGGGTTATTGAGGGAGAAGAAAAGCCGATAAGGATAGACATAGACATGTCCAACAGCGCGGGGATCTTCCAGATCCAAGAAACCCTGGGAGAAAAGATTAGGGGTAGCCCCATCGAAGGCCTTGTTGAGATAATTGCAACAACGCTTCCAAGAGAGTCAGACACGGACAGAAGAATAGTTAGCAGGATAATTTTCGAAAAAGGAAAATATCTCGTAGCATAATCAAGACTGCATATTTATAGTGAGTTGTTTTTGGAAAATTAAAGTGGAGATTTTCCTTAAGCTGATCCAACAAATAGAATACAATGTAACACATAAGATGGGGACACAACGCCATCGGAAGCTGGATCAACTCACGAGCTAGGATCATATATCGACATAAGGAAACCATTTCTGAAGCAAACCGCCTATATTACCCCTTAATTATCCCTTTAAGGAACCCTCATTGGGTGATATAACTGGGCGCTCAAGGTACTCCAGAAAGGAAGATAACCATCACGGTCGAGACAAGTGAGATTTTGGGGATAGAAGAGGGGGATGCCTTAACCCAGGAGGCCCATCTGGGGTATTGAAATTTAAAAGGTGATTGGTAAGAGGAATTAAAACTAAAAACAACATTATATCGATCTTCTAAATAAATAGAAATGACTAAATTATTATTTGTTGTTTAATATTTAATTTTTAAAACCTGTACGAATCCCACCTCAAGGACGGCTGCCAATAGGAATATCAGGTAAATTTCAGCTAACGTCCTATTCGTCAGCTCTCTCTTTAAGGTTTTATATATAGCTCTATAAACTCCGTAAGCCTCCAAAATACCATGTGGTAGGCTTAATAGCATGATGATTTGAGTTAAATCCATTAATAAGAAAACATTTTGAAATCGGTAAACCCTTAATACGCTTACAGTGAGGATTATTATAGTGAATGCAACTGCGAATATGCGAGGATGATTAAGAACAACATGATCAAATCCTCTTTTAGGAAAGAATGTTGTAACAAACTCAACATAAAAACTCATTCCAATAATGATTAGAGAAACTGCGATTACATTATGAGTAAAAAACATGGTAACAGCAAAAGGAGGAATCAAAAGAACATAATTTATATATCTCACAAATGATATATTTTCAAAGTAAGCCAACGCAAGGAAAAGGGCAAAGACGCAGCCAAGAATCACAGCTCTAACTTTGTTGTTCAGTAACCCTCCGGCTTTAAAATCCCTCAACATATCACACAAATGTGTTGAGCTACCCATTTTTACCTTTCGTAGACCTATGCCGGATATAAAACCTTAAGATATTTTTGATGCTTACTCTCTCCAGACCCTTCTGAAGAGGTTGAGGAAGTTCAGGCCTAGGATCTTCTTCACCTCCGTGTCCGAGTAGCCCCTAGCGATGAGGCCCTTGGTCAGGTTCGGCATATGCTCCAGCCACCCATATCCCCACTCCTTGGTCATAGGGGTGTGATAGGTCCTGTCTATTCGGTCTGGGTAACGCTGGATGTAGGCCAGTCTCGTCACGGAGTTCCTGAAGTCCACATCGGAGCCGAAGCCGACATGGTCCACCCCCACGAGATCTACCACATAGTCTATCTGGTCTAGGGTGTCATCGGTGAGGGTTGAGGGGCCAGCCTTCTTGGCGAAGAAGGGTGTGACCCCTATGACTCCCCCCTTCTCCGCGCAGGCCTTCAAAGCCTCATCGGTCTTCCCCCTCCTCCTCGCGTACTCGAGGAAGGCCTCCCCCCCTGCCCAGGTGGCGTAGGGGCTCAGCTCCATCGGGGTTGAGCTTCTAGGGCAGACGTGGGTGAAGGCTACGGGATCCTTTGAGAGTTCTATAGCCTCTAGGGTTGAGCGGTCTCCCACATGGCTCAGGTCTATGAGAACTCCCCTCCGGTTCATTGCCTCCACTAGAGCCGCGCCGAAGTTGCTGAGGCCAGCGTCGGTCCTCTCACCGCAGCCGTCCGCTGCCTCATTCCTCTCGTTGTAGCTGAGCTGGATTATCCTTATGCCCCAGTCCCAGGCCAGATCTAGAAACCTGAGGTTTCCCTCAAGGAAGCTGCTGTTCTGGGGTCCTAAGATTATCCCATGCCTCCCATCCCTCTTGGCCAGCTCTATGTCCGAGGCCCTCCTCACAAGCAGGGCCTTCTCACCATGCTTCTCTATCCAGTCGTGGTACTCGGAGAGCTCCCTCAAAGCCTCCCCTATACTCCTCTGCATGCATACTGTAGCGTTACTCGCGGTTACCCCACCCTTCAACACGTCATCTATCCAGATATCCTCACCTACGTGGTGAATGAAGGGGACTATGCTGGCATCAATGACTATGCTCTCCCTATGCAGGGCGAGGGCATGCTCCTCCTCATCCCTACTCAGCTGAAGATAGCTTCTCAACATTAACCCCATGAAACCATCACATAGCTCTTTAAATGTTTCTATAGGGTCTGACTACTTAGAAACACTTAAAGGGAGCTTCACCTCTATCACCTAGGCACCTACGACTGGGCCCTGGCCTTGGAGAGACTTCCTCACCACGCTATTTCCCATAGGAATGAAAGGGGGCACCCTTGGCGTGGCGGAATGATCTATAAATTGGGAGGTGGGCCGTAGTGGGCCGTGTGCACCTCTATATCAATGATGAACTCCTCAAAAAGGCCAGAGAAATGGGACTGAATCTGTCAAGAAGCTTTGAATATTGTCTTTCGAGGATGATTGTGGCATTAGAGGAGGCCGATTTTGAAAAATTGGTAGCCCGGGGGAGATTCGAACTCCCGTCTGAGGGTCCAAAGCCCCCCATCCTTGTCCCCTAGACGACCGGGCTTACATATTAATATCTTTTAGGACCCTGATTATTTAAGCTTAGTAACGAGATCGAATCCTTATAAATTAGGTTATTTGGGTTAAGACTACAATGATATGGGTGGCGACCTGCGGAGTCGTTTCATTCTACTGGTACTTTAGAGGATTGAGAGAGGAAAACGATGTCATCGAGCTTCTGAGGAAGTTATGTAGAGAGGGTTGGTTTATCGGATACTGACCAGTAGCTTGAGCAGATAATGAGGCTTGAGAAGCCTTCTTAAAGATGATGGAAAGCCCTCTTCTAGATCCTAGTATTCCGAAAGATTATGAGATAAATCTATGTGGGTAAGGTATGTAGCGGTCTTCAAATCTAAGGATGTGGCGAGGTGAAGGAGAGACTAGACTTTCTATGGAAGATATTGATATGTTCCGATCAACGTTCATAGGTGAGTTCAGGCTGAACTCTGCAAGCCGCCTATCGGTTTCATCCTTTGGAAGGGAGATTTGGAGATACACCCTATTATCATAACTCTCCTCCACGACAAGTTTATGTTGGTTGAAGGTTATTTCCATTAAGTGTCGGGATGCGCTTATAGGTCGAGAGGTTCTGAATCGGCCATCCTAGAGGGTAAAGGACTGAGCTTCAGCCTAATAGACCCTAAGATGATCAAGGCCTGCAACCCTTAAAACAGTTTCATTATGATGGAAAGGCCATTACCCAGCAACTCTAAAGGTATAAATTCATAGGCTTACTATTCAATTGGTAGGTAGCTTGTCATCTGGAGATGCAAAGATTCGTGTCGGTCGAATCTCCTTCAGAAGCTTGGGTCGAGTAGGGAGGATAAAGGTGCTCATCGATGGCGGTAAGACTGAAGCTCAAGATTAGGGTGGGGGGAGTATCCACCGAGGCTGTGGCTCTCCTTAACAGTGGCTATGAGGCCCCAACCCCTCAGCTTCTCATTCCAGTCAATTTGGCAGCTGGGCTTGGGCTTTGGCCACCCGAACAAGCTTCTGAGGTGACCTTAGAGACCGCCGGAGGACCTTTAAAGGCCTGGTTCTATCCTAGGGCCGCGATGATAAGTGTAATAGCTGAAGGCTCTAGGGAAAAGGAGGCCCTTGTCGATATAGTTGTTTCCCCCTTGGCTGATGAGCCTTTGATCAATGATAAGCTGGCGGATGAACTGGAAATTGCTGTGGAATCTTTCGGGAGGGGTCTATGGAGGTTCTCGTGGGAGCCCAAAGAAAAGCTTAGAAGAAGCGAAAAACGGGGCATATGAATCTAGGCTCATCTTCTCTCCGCTTTGAGGATCCTATATCCTCCCCTCCTCGCTATGACCTCGAATCCTCCATAGTGATGCTCAAGCAGCCTAGCCGCCTGTCTTCCCCCCTTGTTAGTCCTCACCACCATCTGGAGGCTTCCTCCTGGCCTTAGGTGCCTTAGGGAGCCCTCTACCAGCTGCTCCAGCACTTTAAACCCAGAGGATATTGGGGGGTTTGTTAGGATAGCGTCGAAGGGGATCCCTTCAAGGCCCTCATAAAGGAAGCCTCTCAAGACCCGAGCGTTCTGAACACTATTCCTTTTCACATTTTCATCCGCCAGAAGCAAGGCCCTCTCATTTACATCGGTCAACCAAACCTCCAGAGCTGGGTTTAGCCTCGCCGCCACGATCCCTATGACTCCATATCCGCATCCCAGATCCAGCACCCTTCCCCTCTCAGGGAGGATCATGGTCTCAACGAGGAGGCTGGTTCCAGCGTCGATGCTCCTATACGAGAAGACTCCTGAGGCTGTTAGGAACTCTAGCTCTAGGCCTCTTAGGGTGCACCTTATTAGCCCAAGCCTAGGGAGCGATGTCGGTCTCTCAGAGTAGTAGTGCTCCAAGCTCACCACATTCTGGGGTATGTACCCCTTGGCATAAGCACCCTAAGGGGTGTGGCCGCTATGCCCCTCTCGGCCTCAACCATCTGCTCCTCCGACATCTCGGCCCTCATAAGGGCCACCCCTTCTCCCTTCTGGGTCAAAACCGCCACCGTTGACCCCTTAACTATCCCGGTCTCGAGCCTCAATATGCCAGGCACGGCCAGGGAGGCTCCTGAGCAGATGGCCTCGACGGCAGAGTCCCTGATCCAGATCTTCGGCAGCAGCCTCAGAGCCGACTCCATCGGCTTCACAACACGCCTTAGTGGCCTCTCGTCCTCATCCTCCCTGAGCAATCCCACAGCGTCAACTAGGTCATAGACCGTGAAGAGCTCAGCCTCGTTGAAGGGCCCGCTCCTCACCCTCCTCAACTCATGCATATGAGCCCCTAGGCCCAGGATCTCCCCCACATCGAAACAGAGTTTTCTTATATAGGTTCCGCTCTCGCATGCTACCTTGAAGAGCCAGTTTCTTCCATCCCCTTCTAGGTACTCTATCCTGTATATGGTTCTTGTCCTGAGCCTCCTCTTAACCGATGCCCTTATTGGGGGCCTCTGGTAGATCCTCCCCTCGAAGAGCTTCAGAACCTCAACGACCCTCTCCTCTTTCTCCTCTCCATGGGTTCTCATGACGCATATGTACTCCTTCCCCGACTCCAACAATGCCTGTACCACTTTAGTTGCCTCTTCAAGGGTTATTGGTAGAACCCCTGTCACCTTGGGGTCCAGGGTCCCCCCATGGCCTGCCCTGTCCAGCTCCAGTATCCTCTTAACCCATGAGACCACCTCGTGGCTGGTCGGACCCGGTGGCTTGTCGAGGTTGATCACCCCAAATCTTATGAACTCCACAATAGGCCGCTGTTCAGGTGGGCATCCAAAGCTCGGGTCGGTCTCCTCCTCAGCCCTGACGATGATGTTCCGGTCGATCTCCCATGGAGGCCTCAGGCTCATACCTGATTCGATTGGAATTTCAGACTTTAAAGGATATTGGGAGCTAAGCTGATGTTAGGTGTCAAGTTAGCCGTTGAATGATGTTTAAACGGAGATTCAAGCCAAACTTATTAGATATCCGTCTAATTTTTGTCGATTTTCCGGGTTATGTTATGCTTATATAAAGCAAATTACACACCTTACCTATTAAATAATCATTGATTTATAATAATTGGGAAGTCTATAGAATTTCTAGTCCTATGAGAGGGTGATAAGATAGATTGACGGCCTATCAGCCTAGCTCTTCGATTAGCGCTAAAGTTTTCCCTCGGCTCCCTATCTATAGCAAGGTTGAAATGGAAGGAGTAGAAGTTTGAATTGGAATAGAGACTAGTTACTTTTCCTCTTCTTTGAGGTTTCCAGTTTTTTGTAATCGCAGTCGGCCTCGCAGCCCTCGCAGCTCCTAGTCCTCGTCCTCACCGGGGGCTCTCCCTTTATGCTCGAGAGAAGCTCGTATGCGGCCGTCACCGACTTCTCATCCCCTTCTATGATGAAGGTTCTGGAGCCCTCCCCTCCATCAACCCCCCCTCCCCCTATTGGGGTGGCCACTGCTCCTGTGAGGATGTTGATCGCCTCCATCTCGGTTATGATGTCCCCCTCAACCACCATCATGCCGACCGGCATCCCTAGGGATCGATCTATTGCCCTGACACCCGTCCTGCGGGCCACATCGGCCAGGGAGCAGGGGACGAGCTTCTCAAGCCCCGCGGCTATGATCATCCTGATTCCGAGGGAGGTTATGTATCCCCAGGAGGTTCCTATGGTTCCTCCCCCCGCCCCGCCCAGGAATATGGCTGCGGCTCCGAAGGGGTCTATCGCGTTGGCGCCCTTAATGAATACATCCCCGGGGCCCATCCTGGAGAGGATCTTGGGTAGCTCGCTCGTCTGCGTCTCGCTGACTCTACCCTTCTCTATAACGTGGTGGAGGTATCTCCCCTTCGGATCGGTGGTGCAGCATCCCCTAGCCGTGATGACGCCGGCCGTGAACATCCCCTTCTCCT contains:
- a CDS encoding HD domain-containing protein, which gives rise to MKMWEMLKEDPEVNANWDMANYIAVKKLHYNDHGETHVKIVAANALKMLSILMKRSIQPDLIRDYGGDIEDEYLVVLSAALLHDIGNQVFRDEHSLHSTYLAIPILNRLLPHIYDDVEHMVELRGFILHAIFAHGSEVRDLTMEAALVGIADGTDMTKGRGRLPFDMGDANIHSVSALSIDDVRVIEGEEKPIRIDIDMSNSAGIFQIQETLGEKIRGSPIEGLVEIIATTLPRESDTDRRIVSRIIFEKGKYLVA
- a CDS encoding class I SAM-dependent methyltransferase, encoding MSLEHYYSERPTSLPRLGLIRCTLRGLELEFLTASGVFSYRSIDAGTSLLVETMILPERGRVLDLGCGYGVIGIVAARLNPALEVWLTDVNERALLLADENVKRNSVQNARVLRGFLYEGLEGIPFDAILTNPPISSGFKVLEQLVEGSLRHLRPGGSLQMVVRTNKGGRQAARLLEHHYGGFEVIARRGGYRILKAERR
- a CDS encoding membrane dipeptidase, which translates into the protein MLRSYLQLSRDEEEHALALHRESIVIDASIVPFIHHVGEDIWIDDVLKGGVTASNATVCMQRSIGEALRELSEYHDWIEKHGEKALLVRRASDIELAKRDGRHGIILGPQNSSFLEGNLRFLDLAWDWGIRIIQLSYNERNEAADGCGERTDAGLSNFGAALVEAMNRRGVLIDLSHVGDRSTLEAIELSKDPVAFTHVCPRSSTPMELSPYATWAGGEAFLEYARRRGKTDEALKACAEKGGVIGVTPFFAKKAGPSTLTDDTLDQIDYVVDLVGVDHVGFGSDVDFRNSVTRLAYIQRYPDRIDRTYHTPMTKEWGYGWLEHMPNLTKGLIARGYSDTEVKKILGLNFLNLFRRVWRE
- a CDS encoding RNA-guided pseudouridylation complex pseudouridine synthase subunit Cbf5, whose amino-acid sequence is MSLRPPWEIDRNIIVRAEEETDPSFGCPPEQRPIVEFIRFGVINLDKPPGPTSHEVVSWVKRILELDRAGHGGTLDPKVTGVLPITLEEATKVVQALLESGKEYICVMRTHGEEKEERVVEVLKLFEGRIYQRPPIRASVKRRLRTRTIYRIEYLEGDGRNWLFKVACESGTYIRKLCFDVGEILGLGAHMHELRRVRSGPFNEAELFTVYDLVDAVGLLREDEDERPLRRVVKPMESALRLLPKIWIRDSAVEAICSGASLAVPGILRLETGIVKGSTVAVLTQKGEGVALMRAEMSEEQMVEAERGIAATPLRVLMPRGTYPRMW